The Neomonachus schauinslandi chromosome 13, ASM220157v2, whole genome shotgun sequence DNA segment ACTAGCTGAGGCACGGATGATGTTTCAATATTTTCTGAACCCTCAGTGCTTGGCATATGGTGAATGGTGTATAAATTTAGATCAGTAAAATAAATCACCAACCCCTCTCTTCAGCCTATATGCTTACTTGTAGAATCATCTGACCCCTAAAGGTTAGGACTGAATATGCCAAGAAAGAGCCAAGTGTCTGAGTGGAGGCTATAGGTTTCTGTTCAAGGGTAAGACTCTCCTTGTAAAAAGCTTACATCTAGCATTTTGTTATGCTCCTAAAATTAATCCAAAAGTAAGGTCAAGGCTACTCTGTGTCTTGTGTATGCGAGAGAGTAGAGTGATATAAATGTGTGGTAGGTTTGTGTTTTGTAATAGCATCTACCTGTTTTCTTTCCagatacttctttaaaaatggcaatGGTATCAGAATTCCTCAAACAGGCCTGGTTTATTGAAAATGAAGAGCAGGAATACATTGTAAGTCAAGTGACCATACAATAACTTAGTTAAATAGCGGAAAACTAATGAGAGTGAGTGGACATGACTCTATTTCTCTCTTATCCACAGAAAACTGTGAAAGGATCCAAAGGCGGTCCTGGGTCAGCAGTGAGCCCCTATCCTAGCTTCAATCCATCCTCGGATGTTGCTGCCTTGCATAACGCTATAACAGTTAAAGGTAATAACGTCTTCCCAAAACAGAACCCTCCAGGACATTTCACAATGGCCATTTGAATGGCTGTCAAAAAAGGGACATATGCGGTGGAAAAAGTCTGTttcattttgaagataaaaaagatttctttatcaAACAAAGATATATTTCCTTTCTCAACACTTAGAGGAAATTTTGGGCAAATCAGTAGAATCTTTGTTGAGACGACTGATATTTTTACCAGTTCATTTCTAGCAGAAACTCAATGCTGAAATCAACACCTCTGCTCACATTTAGGGTTTCAATCAGGAGGATCAAACACTGCAGCAGAGAGGGCCGGGATcaatttcccctttctttctccttcaaatgGATAGAGTGCCATCTGAAGTGCTTCCCTTTAATGTCGCCTCCATGTCCTAGGCTTctgtcattttatatttcttagctTCCTAGAACTTCATTTGGGACATCTTggtaattaattattttatgtccATTACTGATGATgaagaaaattgattttaaagcCTCGTGGCCTTTTATTTCCAGGTGTGGATGAAGCAACCATCATTGACATTCTAACTAAGAGGAACAATGCACAGCGTCAGCAGATCAAAGCGGCCTATCTCCAGGAAAAAGGGAAGGTAGGTTGGAGTGGGAAATTTACATATTCAATTTCAATTACACTTATGTCTAAACACAGATTTTGAGGCACAGTTACCTAGTTTTTTCAGTCTCTAACACTGTGTTCCCTTTACAACTAAGACTAGGATTACAGTGTTTATCCATTTGGTTGCACTGTAATCAATACTAGCAAATTTCTGGTTTCAGACATTAGCTGTCTTGGTTCTTTGCAGATGACTTCTCTAATGGAGACCAGTCTTTAATTTGAATATAACGAATATCAAGGGTACTATTGGCAATAAGGAATATGTTCTGATTGACATGTGTCTTCTGCTGAAATTTAAACAGCAATTTCATGTCTAAATGTAAAGTTTATACATATTTCAACTTTAAAAGTaagctttgtattttttataccAAAAATGGGTAATTTTCTTAAGGCGTGCAGTTAGAAAATGATCTAATGCCAATGCCTGATTACGGTGCTTATTTGAGCACTGCAAACTCCAAAGGCTGAAAAATtattaatgcattatttttaaagcattctaaCTTCTCTTTCTATCCATATACAAACCCCTATGTTTTGAGCTTTGTGATTTCTTCCCCCTGTAAAAGATCAAGAGAACCCTTAAAGAAATCCTTTCAGAAGTTATCAGTGAATGCAGTACGTTGCATTGTAATCACTCTATATCTAAAAAATGAAGGTAACATTCTAAATCTCGTATTTTGTATCTGAATGAAAGGAGCTCTAAAAGATGGCtggatttaaaaatcagtagtaaGATTACCTAAAGGTTAGATAACCCCACATTGCTATATTGCTCAGCATGTTACTTACTAGAAGCCCTGACTCTCATCTCTTCGTTATAGCCCCTGGATGAAGCTCTGAAGAAAGCCCTTTCTGGTCACCTCGAGGAGGTGGTTTTGGCTCTATTAAAAACTCCAGCCCAGTTTGATGCTGATGAACTTCGTGCTGCCATGAAGGTAAGTAACCTGATTTAAGCAGAATTCCTTTCCTCCACAGACTGTATAGGTCAAGTCTGCTTATGCGTCTTGTTATATCCTCACACCTAGTATGGGCTATGCCAATCAGTGggcataaaataaatgaatgaatgaatgaaatgttgaTGTTAGCAGCTGTATTATTTCCATTCTCCTCATATTATCTGTCACTGCATGTATCCTATACCTCACTTTTTATATCTTTGTGCAAAATAATGGCTTTAAACCCATTTTGTTTTTAGAGCAATATAATAGagtttattgtaattattaaatattgtGGATATTTACTAAATACTGTGGGAAATTTACTAAATGCTAGATTCAGATGAATTCTGGGACCCAAAAACTAGCAGACGCTCTTGAACAAAGttcttcttccatttattttttaattcagggCCTTGGAACTGATGAAGACACTCTGGATGAAATTTTGGTATCGAGAACTaacaaagaaatcagagaaattaaCAGAGTCTACAGAGAGGGTACGTTTTAATACCCAACAGTCCAAGTTACCTTAGTTGGAAACTACATCTAATACGCATTTCTTAAAACTGAATGTTGATGTTAATGACGGGGCTTTGGAAAGTCTGCAtagtaaaatatttcttcattgtttGGCACGTGTCTGGTGCATGCATGCTATTACCAGACAGCACCCCAGTTGCTAGGGTGCCCATTTATCACCAGTTTACTGTAAAATACACTTTTCTCGTTTCTCAGAACTGAAGAGAGATCTAGCTAAAGATATCACCTCAGACACATCTGGAGATTATCGGAACGCTCTGCTTTCCCTGGCTAAGGTATACCTCATCTAGTTCAGGACATACCTCGTCCTTTATGAAGAGTAAaatgagattccctctctcttgAAATAAGCACttgattctctttttctcaaaaaagtattatttatctGATTTTAAGGGAATTAAGCAAATCGTGTGATTACATGCTAGAAAACAACTTATCACagaatgggatttttttcagGGTGACCGATCTGAGGATTTTGGCTTGAATGACGACTTGGCTGATTCAGATGCTAGGGTAAGCAAATACTCCTGGAGTTGACTTTCCTATGTGAGATAGGTCCTGTGTTAGGTGGGGTTACCACTTGATGCCTTTATGTGAAAGCAAATCTAAGATCCTCTGAGAGACCAATGGCCCCTAACGTTCATTCCCTGAATGATGCACACCCGTCCTGTACTTGAATAGCTCAAGAGAGAAAAACGTggtctttatgtttttaaaagatttcattatttacaaagtgggaaaggatggaaagaaaagaatgagaatttgATTTGTCATTCTTAAGAATTGTTTTGTTGAGAAAACTCtgaatttttatcttattatgtataagaaagggaaaaataattttttaagttaagtgGAAAGAGTAAGCGCATCAAACATTCGTTTAACAGTGAACAATGGAGTGGTTTATAGCCGTAAGTTTATATTGTAAAGCCATTATAGTAatgatattataattataaaaattataataacgtttttatatactttcaagtatATTGACACACAGTTTCAGTGAGGTTGTTGGTTATTTATACACCAGTCCCTTGGCAACATTAGAAAAATTGTGCCATTTTAGGGCCtggaatttgttaaaaaaaaaaaacaaaaactgactaTTATTTGCATATGCTTTCCTCACGGGATAGTATTACGTCTATAAATTCATCACAGTGAGTTAATAGGAGAGAAGCTTATGTGTCCATACCCACTCCCTTCATAATACCAGTGCATTATCTTTCACATAAAAGGTACTCATTAactttttgttgaaaaaatgCATATACACCAGATGTTTGCTTGAAAAGTCCAAAATAACTTATGTCCATCAGAAGTTTGGCCATTTTAATAGAAATTGTGTaagcatataaaaaaaaagttagtatttGACTAATTGcccataataaaaaatgattctTATTTGCTTGTGACATTTCTgaatttgctttctattttaagaCTATCAGGGCTGTCAGATGTATATTTATGGCAGCTACATGGATTAGTGTGGCCCAGGAGGATGATGGCAATTAACATTTCAAAGTTAACAGAGCATGCTTGTGATAATAAGGCAAGGATTACCTTTTCTAGTTACAAAAGAGGAAAGTTGGCAGTTTCATAAGGTTAAATTGTTTATCTAAGAGTATAGAGCAGCTAAGTTGCAGAGTCAGAATTCTGAATCcagaaattttaatatcaaaattcAAGATCTAGGTTATGTTTGTATTATCGATGTATTAGTACCACTTGCCGATAGTTACTTTGAAcaattaagagtaaaaaaaaagtttttagagaGTTCCATGGAGTTGCCATGATATAGAGCATAATCTGAAAGCAATTTaatccagcaaatatttactctgcaaaaatatattcagtttaCTGTTTGCAAGGTGCCTTGAGACATACTGTGGAAGATACTTGACAAACTAAGGTCCCTATCTTTAAGGAACTTGCATTCTTAGCATTGCCTACTATGATTGAATTGGACACAAAGCAGATGCCTAGAAAATCTTTGAAGAGATCTAACATTCTTGTGCAAGTATCAAATCAGCAGACAGTCAaatgtttatgtttctttttttcagcggtttcatttatctatttatttgagagagaagatagcacaagcagggggactggcagagggagagggagaagcagggggctCAGTGAGCAGCGGGGattgatgcagggctccatcccaggaccctggattcatgacctgagccaaaggcagacactcagccacccaggcgcccctatgtttgtGTTTCTTGACAGGCTTTATatgaagcaggagaaaggagaaaagggacagATGTGAATGTGTTCATTACCATCCTTACCACCAGAACCTATCCCCATCTTCGCcaaggtaaggaaaaaaaattcctgaaaactGTTTATAGTAGACGCACTTTTTTTGAggacaaataaaagaaaggaaagagagaagcctTAATCAGTGTCACTCTCATACCAAGTGAATATAGTGCTCCTGACCCTTTACTGCTATTTGTGCATTTGTCCAACTTTGTACAGCCACCATTTTATCATATTTGAAACACCCTTTGTGACTTTGGCAGGCAGAACACTACTTAATTATCTTGATGATTTCTACTCCCCCAAGATATTTGGAATAGGTGTgacaaaatacacacatacaacaGAATGAAATTACactgaagaaaaacattaaactcaggactaagtggaaaaaaaagcaTAGAGATGCTCCCAAACCAAAAGAAACAAGAGTTCTGTCCTTTGAGCCCTAGATTTGGCTCTGAACCTTTTGGAAGCCAAGGCAAAGGGGGAAGTCCTAATGATTACTTGAAGTTCATTATCTTATAATAGCACCTTCTGatttttaaggataaaaataagagACATCTACTCCACAGATCTTTATATAAGGGAAGATCCATTCGGTATGGCATTTAGCTCTGATGTAGTAAGTGTCACGGCTGTCAATCACATGCCAGTTCTAATAAATGTCAACACTTGTGAAAACTTCCCCGAAATATACAGGAGCACTGAAATAGCCACATGAGTTACATTCCTAGGAGAAGAGGAAGTATCCAAAATATGCCCAGTTGAATAATTagctttaaaatgtgtgttttaaaatcCAGTCATTCAAAAGAATGCTTTGCGTCAGTTCCCCTGCTTTTGCTAGTTTGCTAAAGAATAGGATGCTTTGTACCTCTCTTAGTTTAAATTTAATGTTCAGTGTTTCAGAAGTACAGCAAGTACAGTAAGCACGACATGAACAAAGTTCTGGACCTGGAGATGAAAGGTGACATTGAGAAATGCCTCACGGCTATCGGTATGTAGTCATGGAAGGGGAAGGCTTTTCTAACTTGAAACGGTCGATGCTGTCCCACagttaaaaacaacagcaacaacaaagaacaggggcacctgggtggctcagttggataagcttctgactcttgatctcacctcaggtcttagtctcagggtcgtgagttcaagccctgggttgggctccatgctgggtgtgaagcctccttaaaaataaataaataaataaaataaaaatgaaaaagacccAAAAAACTAAGATATAATAAACTTATGTTTTATATAGAGGCAACGTGGAAGATAATGACTATAAATATTTAGCTAAAGGTATATAATGGCCAtcttaataattacattaaaatattatattaaataatatgtttaatatCATATTTGAATATGCAGtatgatatttataatattataataaaataacaattcttCAAAAAGATGGACAGATGGGAAATACTTTCTGAGCATTTACTTATGCCAAGTGATGCACCAGGCTGGGCATGGCTTGGGGGAAAGTCAGAGTGATCATTAAGAACGTGGggtttggaaataaataaatgcagagtCAGATCCTGGTCTGTCACTTGCTGATTGAGTCATCTTAGACAAGTCCAGAGGAATTAGCTCAGTAGGTCTCCAGGGGCTTCTGGAAAGGTCTTTAGAAGAAAAAGCCTTTAAAGGTCTCCCATGCTATTCCAAGAGCCTGGGAACCTATGTTCTAAAGCAGTGACTGTGCTCATAAAGCCCCTGGAAATCtcgtgaaaatgcagattctgattcagcaggtctgtaGTGCGGCCTTTGGattctgcattcctaacaagctCCAAGTTTGTGCCAATACGTTTGGTCCATCGATCACACTTTGAGGAGCAAGGCAGAGAATATTACTAACGGCTGCGTCTATTAGTGTTTTATCTGGCAGTTGCCTTATATCGAAGGCAAGTcctatttcctttgaaaaaaaaattcttactatGACACGAAGAAAAGTATTTACTGTATGCCCACATGACCTTTAACACCTGCCAGTTTCCCCATTTCCAAGAAGAGGAAACTCTAGAATACCATGAACTGAAGTTGCTGTTGAGTGGATTTAAGACAGAGGAGATAGTGATGTTGTTAGGGAAAAGATTCCTCAAGACCACCATCTACAGAAAGCTTTTTATAGGCCAAATATCC contains these protein-coding regions:
- the ANXA1 gene encoding annexin A1, which encodes MAMVSEFLKQAWFIENEEQEYIKTVKGSKGGPGSAVSPYPSFNPSSDVAALHNAITVKGVDEATIIDILTKRNNAQRQQIKAAYLQEKGKPLDEALKKALSGHLEEVVLALLKTPAQFDADELRAAMKGLGTDEDTLDEILVSRTNKEIREINRVYREELKRDLAKDITSDTSGDYRNALLSLAKGDRSEDFGLNDDLADSDARALYEAGERRKGTDVNVFITILTTRTYPHLRQVFQKYSKYSKHDMNKVLDLEMKGDIEKCLTAIVKCATSKPMFFAEKLHQAMKGSGTRHKTLIRIMVSRSEIDMNDIKACYQKLYGVSLCQAILDETKGDYEKILVALCGD